A genomic region of Catalinimonas niigatensis contains the following coding sequences:
- a CDS encoding ABC transporter permease: MTTFFIKTILRSLLKYKGKTAINVLSLSFGMAFSGIIFLFLRYESTFDHHHRQADRIYRVNTHVQHTDELLRSAFSPQPLAEALRSTFPEEMTVTQTIGRISGQLLVYPDRVNPDTKDARIFEEGSILFVDSSFAQTFDYTWLAGDPTSALKVPNGIVFQEGMADKLYPDQSYEEILGEVVVLNEATLLTVTGVIEYPPLNSNLFFTTLIHHEALSLSDEEDWEELDRNCTFITLREGVNQETIQDRLNELVKSQVPDEDLQQRLSFHLMPLKELHFAHQYRKATSLYTIPAFLLWPIGGIGLIMIVVACINFINLATAQAMSRSKEVGIRKVLGSRRRQLYVQFMGETAVITFVALLLGLGLGELAVKYFQQLVPFIYLQFGMDHTLIYFIVGIAVLVTLLAGTYPALVLSRFNPLQAIRHGRQGRSGGGGLRKTLVVTQFVVAQFFIMCTIGLAFQFAYLSKRNLGFEKDGIITLSYFGEDEAYLRNELLKNKGIQGLSFSSGTPISGEIATTYAVDTAEQMEQKPVLLKYVDTNFLQTFGIALMAGRNFEEGQTQQGLIINKALVQEMGFDKAEEALGSYLTVAVRKSPLPVIGIVPDYSNQEFERKGDPEAFIYQPDQFNTVNVKTYGENLPEVTTFLEKIWKERYPERTFSYTFMDDAVKQRLGEDKLFVMVFGVFSGIAIFICCLGLFGLVSFVLLQKEKEVGIRKVVGASVNSIILLFNMSFFKLILIAFVVAAPLAYLLLQSFLQTNTYKITLGPWIFLIGLLATVGIAFLTTGYKSWKAALANPVDSLRNE; the protein is encoded by the coding sequence ATGACTACTTTTTTTATCAAAACCATTCTGCGCAGCCTGTTGAAGTACAAGGGCAAGACGGCGATCAATGTGTTAAGCCTGAGCTTTGGGATGGCTTTCAGCGGGATTATTTTTCTCTTCCTCCGTTACGAAAGTACCTTTGATCACCACCACAGGCAGGCAGATCGGATTTACAGGGTCAATACGCATGTGCAACATACGGATGAATTGCTACGGTCAGCCTTTAGCCCTCAGCCTCTGGCAGAAGCTTTGCGCAGCACTTTTCCGGAAGAAATGACAGTTACCCAAACAATAGGACGTATCTCCGGGCAACTGCTGGTCTATCCAGACCGGGTCAATCCAGATACCAAAGATGCACGGATTTTTGAGGAAGGCTCTATTCTTTTTGTAGATTCCTCCTTTGCCCAAACTTTTGACTATACCTGGCTGGCAGGCGATCCGACAAGCGCCCTGAAAGTGCCCAATGGCATTGTTTTTCAGGAAGGTATGGCCGATAAGTTGTATCCTGATCAAAGCTATGAGGAAATTCTGGGCGAGGTCGTAGTGCTAAATGAAGCAACACTGCTCACCGTTACCGGAGTAATTGAATATCCGCCGCTTAATTCTAACCTGTTTTTTACGACACTCATTCATCATGAAGCACTTTCGCTGTCAGATGAGGAAGACTGGGAAGAACTGGACCGGAATTGTACATTTATCACTTTGCGGGAAGGGGTAAACCAGGAGACAATACAGGATAGACTGAACGAACTGGTCAAAAGCCAGGTGCCGGATGAGGATTTACAGCAGCGTTTGTCCTTTCACCTGATGCCGCTCAAAGAACTGCATTTTGCCCACCAATACCGTAAAGCCACCAGTCTGTATACGATTCCCGCTTTCCTGCTTTGGCCCATTGGCGGTATCGGCCTGATCATGATTGTGGTGGCCTGCATTAATTTTATCAACCTGGCTACTGCCCAGGCCATGAGCCGCTCCAAAGAAGTAGGCATCCGAAAAGTGCTGGGCAGCAGGCGGAGACAGTTGTATGTCCAGTTTATGGGCGAAACAGCAGTGATCACTTTTGTAGCCCTCCTTCTCGGACTGGGTCTGGGAGAACTGGCAGTGAAATACTTTCAACAACTGGTGCCTTTCATCTACCTGCAATTTGGCATGGATCATACGCTGATCTATTTTATTGTCGGGATTGCTGTGTTAGTCACCCTGCTGGCAGGGACTTACCCGGCGCTGGTGCTTTCCAGGTTTAATCCTTTGCAGGCCATCCGTCATGGGCGACAGGGGAGAAGCGGAGGAGGTGGTTTGCGCAAAACCCTGGTGGTTACCCAATTTGTGGTCGCGCAATTTTTTATCATGTGCACGATCGGGCTGGCCTTTCAGTTTGCTTACCTGAGCAAGCGAAACCTGGGTTTTGAAAAAGATGGTATCATCACACTCTCGTATTTTGGTGAGGATGAGGCTTATCTGCGCAACGAACTACTCAAAAATAAAGGAATCCAGGGGCTCAGCTTTTCCTCAGGCACGCCCATCAGCGGAGAGATAGCGACTACCTATGCGGTAGACACTGCTGAGCAAATGGAACAGAAGCCTGTGCTGCTCAAATATGTGGATACTAATTTTCTGCAAACCTTTGGCATCGCACTTATGGCAGGACGTAACTTTGAAGAAGGGCAAACGCAGCAGGGACTCATCATCAATAAAGCGCTGGTACAGGAAATGGGTTTTGACAAAGCGGAGGAAGCTTTGGGAAGTTACCTGACAGTAGCAGTAAGAAAAAGTCCTCTGCCGGTCATTGGCATAGTACCCGACTACAGTAATCAGGAATTTGAACGTAAGGGAGACCCAGAGGCTTTTATTTACCAGCCGGATCAATTCAATACAGTGAATGTAAAAACCTATGGAGAGAATCTGCCTGAAGTCACCACTTTCCTGGAAAAGATCTGGAAAGAGCGTTATCCCGAACGCACTTTCAGCTACACTTTTATGGACGATGCGGTAAAACAACGCCTGGGTGAAGACAAACTGTTTGTCATGGTGTTTGGTGTTTTCTCGGGCATCGCCATCTTCATCTGCTGCCTGGGCTTGTTTGGATTGGTCTCCTTTGTACTGTTGCAGAAGGAAAAAGAAGTAGGCATACGAAAAGTAGTAGGCGCTTCGGTCAACAGCATTATTTTGTTATTCAACATGAGCTTTTTCAAACTCATTCTGATCGCTTTTGTCGTGGCAGCGCCCCTTGCCTATCTTTTATTACAGTCTTTTTTGCAAACCAATACTTATAAAATTACCCTGGGTCCCTGGATTTTCCTCATAGGTTTACTGGCCACTGTAGGCATTGCTTTCCTTACCACCGGCTACAAATCCTGGAAAGCAGCCCTGGCCAATCCGGTAGACTCATTGAGAAATGAGTAA
- a CDS encoding ABC transporter permease: MLDNYFKIALRNLWKRKFFTAINIIGLAVGMTCCLLISVYVLDELSYDSIHEKADRIYRITTYLNINGQEYDVASSSEEVAEVLSTELPEAEKLVRIDPLNARPVKYGEQLFSEENILAVDSTFFDVFSFPLAEGNLAKALQHPQSVILTQTTASKYFGRQSDLLGETLLIDRQAYTITGIAEDPPANSHFHFDFLIPFQYQQAQYPGWVNVDELKTYMLLTEGSDPTPIPEKLYALFKKHDAGQYEEMTKMGVKADFSIQPLLDIHLYSQLLNEFEPSGDVAYVYAFVAIALFIMLLACTNFINLSTARSAERAKEVGIRKTVGSSRAALVRQFLMESMLMSMLAMLLALGLAELLRYPFNEVAGKTLELHLLDEAQVWGIILSITLLSGLLAGLYPAWYLTKFEPIKVLKGNFISGRQSQRFRNVLVVFQYSVSIVLVICTLLVYQQLRYMQNINLGFNKENVLVIRNADRLQTQYESFFNALRSQSFVKAVAAATQNPLAVDNISDARNKEDNSDQSMMLASQTVTYEYLQTLGIQIKEGRNFSPDMASDTAALILNQAAVRALGLEDPLNALIDYDMDYDYHVIGITEDFHFDSPHKSIVPFAFMLRHKEQKLSTIEVRIASDDMAKHLAEIENLWNSQAADVPFTYSFLDEDYDAMFRAEQRLGKLFTGFTILALLVAGLGLFALAAFMAERRAKEIGIRKVLGATVTQVVLLLGKDFMRLLLLAFLIAIPLGYFSMRQWLENFEYRIEMSVALFIMAGFGVMLIAWLTISFQSVKAATANPVDSLRNE; encoded by the coding sequence ATGCTGGACAATTACTTTAAAATAGCCCTGCGCAACCTCTGGAAACGGAAGTTCTTTACTGCCATCAACATCATCGGTCTGGCAGTAGGCATGACCTGCTGCCTGCTAATCAGCGTTTATGTGCTGGACGAGCTGAGTTATGATAGCATTCATGAAAAAGCAGATCGGATTTACCGCATCACCACTTACCTGAACATCAATGGACAGGAATATGATGTGGCTTCCAGTAGTGAGGAGGTCGCTGAAGTACTTTCCACCGAATTACCAGAGGCAGAAAAACTGGTGCGTATTGATCCATTGAACGCCAGGCCGGTGAAATATGGAGAGCAACTTTTTTCAGAAGAAAATATCCTGGCCGTAGACAGCACCTTCTTTGATGTATTCAGCTTTCCGCTTGCTGAAGGGAATCTGGCAAAGGCGCTACAACATCCTCAGTCGGTCATCCTGACCCAAACCACAGCCAGTAAATACTTTGGCAGGCAATCCGATTTGCTGGGAGAGACTTTGCTGATAGACAGGCAGGCTTATACCATCACCGGCATTGCGGAAGATCCGCCGGCCAACAGCCATTTCCACTTTGATTTCCTCATTCCCTTTCAGTATCAGCAGGCACAATATCCTGGCTGGGTCAATGTGGATGAGCTTAAAACCTATATGCTGCTGACTGAGGGTAGCGATCCTACACCCATTCCGGAAAAATTGTATGCGCTGTTCAAAAAACATGATGCCGGGCAGTATGAAGAAATGACAAAAATGGGAGTAAAGGCCGATTTTTCCATACAGCCCCTGCTGGACATCCACCTGTATTCCCAACTCTTGAATGAGTTTGAACCCAGTGGCGATGTAGCTTATGTATACGCCTTTGTGGCTATCGCCTTGTTCATTATGCTGCTGGCCTGTACCAACTTTATCAACCTTTCCACCGCCCGCTCTGCCGAAAGAGCCAAAGAAGTAGGCATCCGAAAAACGGTAGGCTCTAGCCGTGCCGCACTGGTGAGGCAGTTTCTGATGGAATCTATGCTGATGAGTATGTTGGCGATGCTGCTGGCATTAGGACTGGCTGAACTGCTGCGTTATCCTTTCAATGAGGTGGCTGGCAAAACCCTGGAACTGCACCTGCTGGATGAAGCACAGGTTTGGGGAATTATCCTAAGCATTACGCTGCTGTCGGGCTTGCTGGCTGGTCTGTATCCTGCCTGGTACCTGACCAAATTTGAGCCGATAAAAGTGCTGAAAGGTAACTTTATCTCCGGCAGGCAAAGCCAGCGATTCAGAAATGTGCTGGTGGTGTTCCAGTACAGTGTGTCCATCGTGTTGGTCATTTGCACCCTGCTGGTCTATCAGCAATTGCGGTATATGCAGAACATCAACCTGGGCTTTAACAAAGAGAATGTGTTGGTGATCAGGAATGCAGATCGTTTACAAACCCAATATGAATCATTTTTTAATGCTTTAAGATCGCAATCTTTTGTAAAGGCAGTAGCGGCCGCTACGCAGAATCCCCTGGCGGTGGACAATATCAGCGATGCCAGGAATAAAGAGGATAATTCGGACCAAAGTATGATGCTGGCCAGTCAGACCGTGACCTATGAGTATCTGCAAACTTTAGGAATTCAGATCAAAGAAGGACGTAATTTTTCTCCCGACATGGCTTCGGATACGGCTGCTTTGATTCTGAATCAGGCGGCGGTAAGAGCATTGGGTCTGGAAGATCCGCTCAACGCACTCATTGATTATGATATGGATTACGATTACCATGTGATTGGCATTACGGAAGACTTTCATTTTGATTCTCCTCATAAAAGTATAGTACCTTTTGCTTTTATGTTGAGGCATAAAGAGCAAAAGTTAAGCACCATAGAAGTAAGGATAGCATCCGATGATATGGCAAAACATTTGGCTGAAATTGAAAATCTTTGGAACAGCCAGGCTGCAGATGTGCCCTTCACCTATTCCTTTCTGGACGAAGATTATGATGCGATGTTTCGGGCAGAGCAGCGTCTGGGCAAGTTGTTTACGGGTTTCACGATCTTAGCGTTGCTGGTGGCTGGTTTGGGCTTGTTTGCCTTAGCCGCTTTTATGGCAGAGCGCAGGGCCAAAGAAATCGGCATCCGCAAAGTGCTGGGGGCTACTGTTACGCAGGTGGTGCTGTTACTGGGCAAAGACTTTATGCGCCTGCTGCTGCTGGCTTTTCTGATTGCCATTCCCCTGGGATATTTTTCCATGCGGCAGTGGCTGGAAAATTTTGAATACCGCATAGAGATGAGCGTGGCTCTGTTCATCATGGCTGGATTCGGGGTGATGCTGATCGCCTGGCTCACCATCAGCTTTCAGTCAGTCAAAGCTGCCACCGCCAATCCGGTAGACTCTTTGAGGAATGAATAG
- a CDS encoding GMC oxidoreductase produces the protein MQIKKSSKVYDAIIVGSGAGGGMSAKILAEAGLNIAIVEAGPFFDPTDPAQMTQLKWPWESPRRGAGTTRAFGDFDAAYGGWEIEGEPYTRVAGTEFDWFRAHMLGGRTNHWGRISLRFGPDDFRRHDLDGLSDNWPISYDDVSPYYDKVDKLIGVFGSKEKMRNEPDGYFLPAPKPRLHELYYIKGARKAGVAVIPARKSMLTKRINNDRGVCFYCGQCGRSCSAKADFSSGTSLVFPAQKTGKVDLFVNAMVREVTTDSEGLATGVSYVNKEDRQEYQLKGRTVVLAASACSSARILLNSKSKQHPNGLGNGSNVVGKYLHDSTGSSRSAFVPELMNRKIYNEDGVSGMHIYSPWWLDNKKLDFARGYHIEVGGGMGMPSYGFGNGVADMNRFIGEQTGGYGNKLREDVKRFYGAFIGVSGRGECIAREDNYCEIDPNVVDEWGIPVLRFNYTWSDHERLQAKHMHQTFEEIFHAMGAQVLGDTPGKDKDYGLAAPGRIIHEVGTTRMGSNPKTSVVNKHQQLHEAKNVFVVDGGPFVSQADKNPTWTILALSWKTSDYIIDQFKKQNI, from the coding sequence ATGCAAATCAAAAAATCTTCAAAAGTCTATGATGCCATTATTGTTGGCTCAGGAGCCGGTGGAGGAATGTCTGCCAAAATCCTGGCCGAGGCCGGATTGAATATTGCCATCGTAGAAGCGGGTCCATTCTTTGACCCTACCGACCCCGCGCAAATGACTCAGCTGAAGTGGCCATGGGAATCACCCCGCAGAGGTGCTGGTACTACCCGGGCCTTCGGAGACTTTGATGCAGCCTACGGAGGCTGGGAGATTGAGGGAGAGCCTTACACCCGTGTTGCAGGAACCGAGTTTGACTGGTTCCGTGCCCACATGCTCGGTGGTAGAACCAACCACTGGGGCAGAATTTCTTTGAGGTTTGGCCCTGATGATTTCAGAAGACACGACCTTGATGGCTTGAGCGATAACTGGCCCATTAGTTATGACGATGTCAGTCCTTATTACGATAAGGTAGACAAGCTCATCGGGGTTTTCGGAAGTAAAGAGAAAATGCGGAACGAACCGGATGGCTACTTTCTGCCTGCTCCTAAACCCAGACTACACGAATTATACTACATTAAAGGAGCCAGAAAAGCAGGAGTAGCGGTGATTCCTGCCAGGAAATCCATGCTTACCAAACGCATCAACAATGACAGAGGCGTATGTTTCTATTGTGGTCAATGCGGAAGGTCATGTTCTGCCAAAGCGGATTTTTCTTCCGGTACCTCACTCGTATTTCCTGCTCAAAAAACAGGTAAGGTAGATCTCTTCGTAAATGCAATGGTACGGGAAGTCACTACCGACAGCGAAGGATTAGCCACAGGAGTGTCTTATGTCAACAAAGAGGATCGCCAGGAGTACCAGCTCAAAGGAAGGACAGTTGTACTGGCAGCTTCTGCCTGTAGTTCAGCGCGAATTCTACTAAACTCCAAGAGCAAACAACATCCTAACGGTTTGGGCAATGGATCAAATGTAGTGGGTAAGTACCTGCACGATTCTACCGGCAGTAGCCGAAGTGCCTTTGTACCGGAACTGATGAACCGCAAAATCTACAACGAAGATGGGGTAAGCGGTATGCACATCTACAGCCCCTGGTGGCTGGACAATAAAAAACTGGATTTTGCCCGAGGCTATCATATAGAAGTAGGCGGTGGAATGGGTATGCCTTCCTACGGATTTGGCAATGGAGTGGCTGACATGAACCGGTTTATCGGTGAGCAGACAGGTGGCTATGGCAACAAACTACGCGAGGATGTAAAACGTTTTTATGGCGCTTTTATCGGTGTATCCGGTCGTGGTGAGTGCATTGCCCGCGAAGACAACTACTGTGAAATTGATCCCAATGTGGTAGACGAATGGGGTATTCCTGTACTGCGTTTCAATTATACCTGGTCAGATCATGAGCGTTTGCAGGCCAAACACATGCACCAGACTTTTGAGGAAATCTTCCATGCCATGGGTGCTCAGGTATTGGGTGACACTCCCGGCAAAGACAAAGATTATGGCTTGGCTGCTCCGGGAAGAATTATCCACGAGGTGGGTACCACTCGCATGGGTAGTAACCCTAAGACATCGGTGGTCAACAAGCATCAGCAGTTGCATGAAGCCAAAAATGTGTTTGTAGTAGATGGCGGACCTTTTGTATCTCAGGCAGATAAAAATCCTACCTGGACCATACTGGCCCTTTCCTGGAAAACCTCAGACTATATCATTGACCAATTCAAAAAGCAAAATATCTAA
- a CDS encoding ABC transporter permease has product MLKNYLKIAYRNLLKQKFYALINILGLAVGMASALFITLYVLDELRYDAFHEHADRMYRVRHKFVAGEREFDMEDVAPAFVQGVHEMIPKIEKSIRMEYPNPYIYKKGDEILEEQVTIRSDPNFFSFFGFRLLAGDPETLLSAPHSIVLTQKVADAYFGLPEHHDYSKHPALGKALTSEGEAFTVTGIAENPPGHSHLDFDIIMSNISAERVEQLHDYWLPAGFLAYVVLQEGIHPESLKSDFLAMEKKFEWPVMQQRLAVPLATLEAQQDELGHYLLPITDIHLVSEGNMKYVYILSVIGMFMLLIACINYMNLATARSTRRAKEVGIRKALGTTRKQLVGQFMSESILMALLSMLLALGLTEILHRPFSSLSGKELSLNILQEPWWILILLFLTLFIGIIAGLYPSFYLSVFKPVEVLKGKIIQSSKSRFRNGLVVFQFCISAILIICVILVYQQLLYMQSKDVGFNKENVLLIPNAYSLKNKEVFRQTLLQNVKIEEVSFSSTAPGDHFDAFTTYHTLGSETKHQAKWLGTDAAFFDVFDLQLLEGKNIKADTLGMKEVLLNESAARQLGVQQVTGSTIETFWGEKYNVAGIVEDFNFEHLRLDIMPLLIIQNTGGWPYYVSVRIKSGNIQQTLSQIETIWWKHNQDAPFTYSFLDRKFNELFQKEQRLGVIGATFTGITIFIACIGLLGLVAYIAEQRTKEIGIRKVLGASVKGVVILLSGSFMRLILLAFFLAIPLAYWLMQQWLSDFAYRISVEAWPFLLAVVSLLLIILLTVSFQSVKAALANPVDSLRNE; this is encoded by the coding sequence ATGTTAAAAAACTATTTGAAAATAGCCTACCGAAATCTACTGAAGCAAAAATTTTATGCCCTGATCAACATTCTGGGATTGGCGGTAGGTATGGCCAGTGCCTTGTTCATTACCTTGTATGTGCTGGATGAGCTTCGTTATGATGCTTTTCATGAACACGCAGACCGAATGTACAGAGTGAGGCACAAGTTTGTGGCAGGAGAGAGGGAATTTGATATGGAAGATGTGGCTCCGGCCTTCGTTCAGGGAGTGCACGAAATGATCCCTAAGATAGAAAAGTCCATACGCATGGAATATCCCAATCCCTATATTTACAAAAAAGGAGACGAAATACTGGAAGAGCAGGTAACCATCCGCTCTGATCCTAACTTTTTCAGTTTTTTTGGTTTCAGGCTATTAGCTGGTGATCCTGAAACTCTGCTTTCAGCACCGCATAGCATTGTACTTACCCAAAAAGTAGCAGATGCTTATTTTGGTCTACCTGAACATCATGATTACTCAAAGCATCCTGCTTTAGGAAAAGCACTTACATCAGAAGGAGAAGCGTTTACCGTAACCGGCATTGCAGAAAATCCTCCCGGACATTCTCACCTGGATTTTGATATCATCATGAGTAATATTTCTGCGGAGAGGGTAGAGCAGTTGCACGATTACTGGCTGCCTGCCGGCTTTCTGGCTTATGTGGTATTGCAGGAAGGTATACATCCAGAGTCCCTGAAAAGTGATTTTCTGGCTATGGAAAAAAAGTTTGAGTGGCCTGTGATGCAGCAAAGACTAGCCGTTCCACTGGCTACCCTGGAAGCCCAGCAGGATGAACTGGGACATTACCTGCTTCCCATCACGGATATTCATCTGGTCAGCGAAGGGAATATGAAATATGTCTACATTCTTTCGGTAATAGGCATGTTCATGTTGCTGATTGCCTGTATCAATTATATGAATCTCGCGACAGCACGCTCTACCCGGCGGGCTAAAGAAGTAGGAATACGAAAAGCATTAGGAACAACGCGCAAACAATTGGTAGGGCAGTTTATGAGCGAATCCATTCTCATGGCTCTGCTGTCCATGCTCCTGGCTTTGGGGTTGACTGAAATTCTGCACAGGCCTTTTAGTAGTCTGAGTGGAAAAGAGCTTTCATTGAATATCCTACAGGAGCCCTGGTGGATATTGATTCTCCTGTTTCTGACCTTGTTCATTGGAATCATCGCAGGGCTCTATCCGTCCTTCTACCTTTCTGTATTTAAGCCGGTAGAAGTGCTCAAAGGAAAAATTATACAAAGTAGTAAGAGCAGATTCAGAAATGGTCTGGTGGTGTTTCAGTTCTGTATTTCTGCCATATTGATCATCTGTGTCATACTGGTCTATCAGCAACTCCTCTACATGCAAAGTAAGGATGTAGGCTTTAACAAGGAGAATGTGCTGCTTATTCCTAATGCCTACTCATTGAAGAATAAAGAGGTGTTCAGACAGACTCTTTTGCAAAATGTTAAGATAGAGGAAGTAAGTTTCAGCAGCACTGCTCCCGGAGATCATTTTGATGCTTTTACTACTTATCACACCTTAGGCAGTGAGACCAAGCATCAGGCCAAATGGCTGGGAACAGATGCTGCATTTTTTGATGTGTTTGATCTTCAGCTTTTAGAGGGCAAAAATATCAAAGCAGATACCCTGGGAATGAAAGAGGTACTGCTGAATGAAAGTGCTGCCCGGCAACTGGGCGTGCAGCAGGTGACTGGAAGCACGATTGAAACCTTTTGGGGAGAGAAGTACAATGTGGCAGGCATAGTAGAGGATTTCAACTTTGAACATTTGCGTCTGGATATTATGCCTCTACTCATTATACAAAACACGGGGGGATGGCCTTATTATGTGTCGGTCAGAATCAAGAGTGGGAATATACAACAAACTTTGAGTCAGATTGAGACGATCTGGTGGAAGCATAATCAGGACGCTCCTTTTACTTACTCATTTCTGGACCGAAAGTTCAATGAGCTGTTCCAAAAAGAACAAAGGCTGGGTGTCATTGGCGCTACTTTTACTGGAATTACAATCTTTATTGCCTGCATTGGACTATTGGGTCTGGTAGCTTACATCGCAGAGCAAAGGACCAAAGAAATAGGTATTCGTAAAGTATTGGGGGCTTCAGTAAAAGGTGTAGTAATTTTACTGTCAGGAAGTTTTATGCGCTTGATTTTGCTGGCTTTCTTTCTGGCCATTCCTTTAGCTTATTGGCTAATGCAGCAGTGGCTCAGCGACTTTGCTTATCGTATTTCAGTGGAAGCCTGGCCTTTTCTGCTGGCAGTCGTAAGCTTATTGTTGATTATCCTGCTCACCGTCAGCTTTCAGTCTGTCAAAGCAGCCCTGGCAAATCCGGTGGATTCATTGAGGAATGAGTAA
- a CDS encoding gluconate 2-dehydrogenase subunit 3 family protein — protein MDRRESLKSMLLGSVAGGLIINGCSPKETAAPEGPVAAESGVYGRTEEEKLRDQKLLEAEFFTEPELTTIATLCDLILPASGDFGSATDAGVHDFIAFIVKDITTYQTPVRGGLMWLNSRSNRKFDAPFVACTEAQQKELLDEIAYPDKAAPELAQGVSFFNTMRNLTLTGYYTSKMGIEDLGYLGNRPNVWDGVPEDVLKEHGMAYEEEWLAKCVNQETRNDLAEWDDEGNLIT, from the coding sequence ATGGACAGAAGAGAATCACTAAAATCAATGCTGTTAGGCTCTGTAGCAGGTGGATTGATTATCAATGGATGCAGCCCCAAAGAAACCGCTGCTCCCGAAGGGCCTGTTGCCGCTGAAAGTGGGGTATACGGACGAACCGAAGAAGAAAAGCTCCGGGATCAAAAACTTCTTGAAGCAGAATTTTTCACCGAGCCGGAACTGACGACGATTGCAACGCTCTGCGACCTTATCCTGCCAGCCAGTGGTGATTTTGGTTCAGCCACCGATGCGGGTGTACACGACTTTATTGCCTTCATTGTCAAAGACATCACCACCTACCAGACTCCGGTTCGGGGCGGTCTGATGTGGCTGAATAGCCGGTCCAACAGAAAGTTTGATGCGCCTTTTGTGGCATGCACCGAAGCGCAGCAAAAAGAACTTTTGGACGAAATTGCCTATCCTGACAAAGCTGCTCCGGAACTGGCTCAGGGCGTAAGCTTTTTCAATACCATGAGAAACCTCACCCTGACTGGCTATTATACTTCCAAGATGGGGATTGAAGACCTGGGTTATCTGGGCAATCGTCCTAATGTATGGGATGGAGTGCCTGAGGATGTGCTCAAAGAGCATGGTATGGCTTATGAGGAAGAATGGCTGGCCAAATGTGTCAATCAGGAAACCCGAAATGACTTAGCTGAGTGGGATGATGAGGGCAATCTGATCACTTAG